The Paramisgurnus dabryanus chromosome 6, PD_genome_1.1, whole genome shotgun sequence genome has a window encoding:
- the crema gene encoding cAMP-responsive element modulator isoform X1 — MAVTGEETESAATGDMPAYQIRSPSSGFPPGVVMAASPGAIHSPQPNTEEATRKREVRLMKNREAARECRRKKKEYVKCLENRVAVLENQNKTLIEELKALKDIYCHKPE, encoded by the exons cTGCCACAGGAGACATGCCGGCATATCAGATCCGATCCCCGTCGTCAGGGTTCCCACCAGGTGTTGTTATGGCAGCGTCACCGGGGGCCATACACAGCCCACAGCCGAATACAGAAGAAGCCACACGCAAGAGAGAAGTCCGGCTTATGAAGAACAG GGAGGCGGCCCGTGAATGTcgcagaaaaaagaaagaatatGTGAAGTGTTTGGAGAATCGTGTCGCCGTGCTGGAAAACCAGAACAAGACTCTCATTGAAGAGCTTAAGGCTCTTAAAGACATCTACTGCCACAAGCCTGAATAA